The genomic segment CATATACCAGATCGCGAATGAGACCGGCTTTTGGCGTTATATGCTAAAAAACTGCGAGAAAATACCCTTTGTCGATGCCGCGTACGGCATCGCCGCGTTCCAGTATCCAAGCCCGGACCCGTACGATCTTTATGTAAACGACACTGGTTTTATCATCAAGAAAAAATAATCCATTCCCGCCATTCCCGTCATTCCCGTGTAAACGGGAATCCAGCAACCTCTTATATCATGATCAATTGTCAAATATTGACTAGTAGGGCATAAATATTATACTGTTAAGGAGAATGCTTATGATAAAATACGCAGTTAGAGGTAAAATTGACGCGCGGGAATTGGATTGTTTCTTTCAAAGCTGGAAATCGCCGCCATGTTTAAAGATCGGGCGCAAATTGCTGAAAGGTTCTGATCTGATAATAACCGCGAGGGGAAACGGTCATCTGGTTGGTTTTCTTACGGCGGTAAGCGACAAAGCCATGATCGCGCTGATCAGCCTGGTCGAAGTACTGGAATCGCATCAGGGAAAAGGAATAGGCAGGCGCCTAATGGAACTGGCAATATCACACTATAAGAATTTTTATCAGATCGTGCTCATAACGGATCCTGATAAAGGACGATTTTATGAAAAGCTCGGATTTACCGAGATCCATGGCATGCAGATCCAGAATTTTGCGTATGGTAAAACAATAAGAAAGCAATCCGGGAAGAGCGGTAAATAAAAACACGCGCATGATCAGTCTCTTATCGATCATCGGCAAACCGACCATCCATCCTTTTTTATTTTTCAGCGGCAAAATATCCGGATACTTGGCCTGGATTCTGTTTTTGCTGATAATCTTCAATGTCGAGATCATAGGGAAGCAGTACGACAACATTCTGATCAATATTCTATCATTCGTTATTTTGTCGGCAGGCCTTGCATTTATCGTGCTGAGCAATGTAAATTTGGGGCGTTCAAACAGGCTGGGATTGCCCGAAGATAATGATAATACCGCCCTCAAGACCGGCGGCATCTACCGGATCAGCCGCAACCCGATGTACGTTGGTTTTAACCTGCTCACTCTTTCCTCAATAATATATTCCGCGAATATATTGATCGCAATTCCGGGCGTATACAGCATTTTCATCTATCATCTGATAATATTGGGTGAAGAAAAGTTTCTTAAAGCGCGCTTCGGCGCGTCATACGCGGATTACAAGAAAAAAGTCAGAAGGTACGTATAAAATTCTCCCCTGATTGCCTGCCTGAGGTTTTTTGGCATAATAAGGCGGTAATTTAAGAAAAAGTAATTGAATTTTGCTGTCAATCGCAGGGGGCAGGCGTTAACCGTTAACCATATTATATTCAATATAATCTTCTATCTAACCTTCACCATTTTTTGTTTTAACGAACCATCGACCTCAACAAAATAAACGCCCGGCTTAAGCTGGTCAGGGATTACTACCCGGCCCGTGATATCGAAGACGCGGCAGGTTTTGCCTTTGGGAAGCTGCAGGGGGCCGCTAACGATGGTTGAGCCAAAACAGGATTTTGAAACACGCCGTGCTTCACCTTCGATAATTCCAGTAATATCCCGAAGCACCGAAACGCTTGCACTATTATAATTAGCCACATAAGTCCGATTTTGCAGAGGATTATAGGTAAGGGCTTCTGGCTGTTCTTCCACCGCGATGGTCGTGATCACGCTGTCCCCAGCACCATCGATCACGGTCACATTATCGCTTTGCCCATTTGCGCAGTAGATCTTGTTATTGGTCGGGTTATAGATAAGATCGACAGGCGTATTCCCCGTGGAAATGGTCGTAATCGCGCTGTCCGTGACGCAGTCGATCACGGTCACACTATAGCCACCATAATTTGCGCAGTATACCTTGTTATTGGTCGGGTTATGGATAAGGACCCACGGTCCGCTTCCTACAGCTATGATTGCGATCACACTGTCCGTGGCGCCGTCGATCACGGTTACATTATCGCTTATTGAATTACTACAGTAGACTTTGTTATTGGTTGGGTTGTAGAGCAGACATTCCGGTTGATTTCCTACAGTAATGTTCGCGATCACGCTGTCTGTGGCACCGTCGATCACGGTTACGTTATCGCTTTGCCCATTTGCGCAGTAGACTTCGTTATTGGTAGGATTGTGGACCATTTCCCAAGGTTCATTCCCTACGGCAACTATAGACATAACCGTGTCCGCGATACAATCGATCACTGTCACACTGTCAATAAAAAAAGATGAGCAGTAGATTTTGTTGTTGGTCGGATTAAATATCATAGCCCATCCCCAATATACCCCGCCAATGGTCTTGATCACGCTGTCCGTTGCACAATCGATCACAGCCACAGTCATGTCAGCGGTACCGCAGTAGATCTTGTTATTAGTAGTATTATAGACCAATGCATACGGCTGCCATCCGACGCTTATGGTCGTGATTACATTATTGGCAGCACCGTCAATTACGGTTACACTAGTGTTATCATAATTAGCGCAGTAGATCTTGTTATTGGTCGGGTTATAAGCCAGGGCCCAGGGACCAGCTCCCACGGGGATATTCGTCTCGAGCCACTGACCGCTTGCCATCGCAGTAAGTAAGAGCCCAAAAACCATACAGATACATAACCTAGATTTGTTCATTGCTGCCTCCTTATTTCCGGGGTTAATCCGTCCCCCGTTGAGATCCCATACTAATCCTTAATAAATTATACTACCATCTTAGTTAATTGTCAAGAGAATGGCGTTTTTTGCCGATAAATCGTTACAATTTCATCAATGATTATAGGCTGGGATCGCTGACCTTGCCTAAGAATAGTATATTACCCGTATTCCGTTGCTGGACAGCAAAGATGAATGGATGGTCGGCACGGAATACCGGGATCCTTGGCATCGCGGAATCGATCCCCATGATCACGGCGGTCGCGGCCGCGGCTTCGGTACCTTCCTCGTTCACTTCGATGAACGCTTTATGGATCACGTTCTGAATAAGAAGAAATTTCGTGCCGTCCATTCCGGAGAAGTCGGCAAGCTCCGTGTCAAATGCCGAAGGCATGCCCATTTCGGTCAGAGCATCAACCATAAAATACTGTGTCTCGAACTTGAATTTTGGGATGTAGACATCCACCCTTCTTTCGCTGACCATGCCCTTCCATTCCGACCACTTTTCCGAAGTAATGGACCTTTCGATTTCCTCCAATTTATCTTCTTTTGGCAGGAGCATCACCATGGACAGGTCTTCGCCCTCGTACGCCATTTCCAGCATCTGGATCTCCTCGGTCTCGCCATAATAGAATTCCGCGTCCACGCCGGTCAGCCTCATCATCGGGACCTTCACGTTTTCACCGGCACCGGTTCTAAAATCTTCATCTCTGGTTTCTTTTTTGTCAAATTGCTTCGCCCACGTTCCCTTGAAATATATCGCATTCGTCAATACCAGTCTGGTGTAAGCATCAAGGACGCCGGGCGGGATCAGGTCTTTGATCTTTTTATTGGTCTGGTCTTCAACCCAGGTGTTGATCGTTTGGCGGGATTTTTCGCCCTGCTTGACGAAATCCAGGTTGGTGACCTTTCCGCCGTAAAATTTTTCGACCGCATTCGTATATCCATCAAGGAACTTATAGTCTTTTTGCGCCCACAGGGCGTTTGCCGTTGAGAGTTTGTATTTTTTGTCTTTGCCGTTTATTTCGTTTATTATTTTCGCGAAATTAGATCTCCTTAGATTCGCGTCTTCGGGGATGTGAAAAACCGTTCGCATTTCCTCCGCGGTCTGTCCTCTCGCGCCTTCATAAGTCATGGTCAGAGCGACCACGATGCTGTATGGCGAAAAGAAGATATTTTCAGCCTTTGATCCGGATCTTTCGTTGAATTTTGTATAAAGCTCAAAGGCGAACCGGTTATTGGCATTCACGACCGTGCTGACGCCTTCGGGAGTCGAACCGGTATCGTCGACGCTTGTGTCTTTTGCCGCGCAGGAATTAATGCTGCCGGAGATGATAATGATGAATAGGGATGAACCGATGATCCTGGCAAGATCATGAACAGGGAAAAACGTCTTCATAACAACCTCCTTCGTTTATATATACTACAATGAATAATATATTATATTCCTTTTTCGGCGGTTTGAATTCCAGATCATTTTTTGGATCTTGATCGTTAGTTCCCGATCACCGATACGGTATTGTCATACTCGTTTGCCACAAAAACGTACTTTCCATTGGGCATCACGGCTATATTGACAGGCCATTCGCCGACAGTTATCGTATCGACAATGGCATTGTCCGACGTACGGATCACCAATACGCTATTGCTCCAATAATTTGTTGTATAAACGTATTTGCCGTCTGGTAAAGCCGCAACGCTTGAATGAAACCCATAGGCCGAGATCGTATCGACGATCGTGTTGTCCGATGTGCGTATGACCGTTAAGCCCGAGAGATCTGCGGCATAAACATATTCACTGTTTGGCAGCGCTGCAATACCCCAGGGAACTTTTCCCACTTCAATT from the bacterium genome contains:
- a CDS encoding isoprenylcysteine carboxylmethyltransferase family protein, which translates into the protein MISLLSIIGKPTIHPFLFFSGKISGYLAWILFLLIIFNVEIIGKQYDNILINILSFVILSAGLAFIVLSNVNLGRSNRLGLPEDNDNTALKTGGIYRISRNPMYVGFNLLTLSSIIYSANILIAIPGVYSIFIYHLIILGEEKFLKARFGASYADYKKKVRRYV
- a CDS encoding serpin family protein; protein product: MKTFFPVHDLARIIGSSLFIIIISGSINSCAAKDTSVDDTGSTPEGVSTVVNANNRFAFELYTKFNERSGSKAENIFFSPYSIVVALTMTYEGARGQTAEEMRTVFHIPEDANLRRSNFAKIINEINGKDKKYKLSTANALWAQKDYKFLDGYTNAVEKFYGGKVTNLDFVKQGEKSRQTINTWVEDQTNKKIKDLIPPGVLDAYTRLVLTNAIYFKGTWAKQFDKKETRDEDFRTGAGENVKVPMMRLTGVDAEFYYGETEEIQMLEMAYEGEDLSMVMLLPKEDKLEEIERSITSEKWSEWKGMVSERRVDVYIPKFKFETQYFMVDALTEMGMPSAFDTELADFSGMDGTKFLLIQNVIHKAFIEVNEEGTEAAAATAVIMGIDSAMPRIPVFRADHPFIFAVQQRNTGNILFLGKVSDPSL
- a CDS encoding YncE family protein, with the translated sequence MNKSRLCICMVFGLLLTAMASGQWLETNIPVGAGPWALAYNPTNNKIYCANYDNTSVTVIDGAANNVITTISVGWQPYALVYNTTNNKIYCGTADMTVAVIDCATDSVIKTIGGVYWGWAMIFNPTNNKIYCSSFFIDSVTVIDCIADTVMSIVAVGNEPWEMVHNPTNNEVYCANGQSDNVTVIDGATDSVIANITVGNQPECLLYNPTNNKVYCSNSISDNVTVIDGATDSVIAIIAVGSGPWVLIHNPTNNKVYCANYGGYSVTVIDCVTDSAITTISTGNTPVDLIYNPTNNKIYCANGQSDNVTVIDGAGDSVITTIAVEEQPEALTYNPLQNRTYVANYNSASVSVLRDITGIIEGEARRVSKSCFGSTIVSGPLQLPKGKTCRVFDITGRVVIPDQLKPGVYFVEVDGSLKQKMVKVR
- a CDS encoding GNAT family N-acetyltransferase yields the protein MIKYAVRGKIDARELDCFFQSWKSPPCLKIGRKLLKGSDLIITARGNGHLVGFLTAVSDKAMIALISLVEVLESHQGKGIGRRLMELAISHYKNFYQIVLITDPDKGRFYEKLGFTEIHGMQIQNFAYGKTIRKQSGKSGK